The DNA region CTCTTCAGTGCAAGGAGTGTGCCAGACTGTGCCCTTGCTAACAGCCAGGAAACCCTGCTGACTTGGGTGGAATTGCAGGAATACAAATAAAGTTAGATTTCAGCTTAGAAAGACAGTTTTTTATAGTCTAAAGACTCAATATTTTACAGCAGCAGTCTCTTATCTGCATTATGTGCAAAGTGCTAACAGAGTTACTCAGACAGATGTCTGCAAGGCCTGCAGATGCTCAATAAGGCTTGGCTCTCACACGGGTGatgggcagagctggctgggatCTCCTTACTCCAAACCCTCTTGAGAATGGGCACTGAATTCCCatgagatgaaaagaaaaaaatgtttaaatctAACCTGAATACTTTGTCTCATTTCCCAAACACTCCCCAAAATATaaaaacttgtatttttctccatttagGGCTTCCCTTTCTCATCACACTCTAGATGTTTCTTGGCTGAATGGTCTGGGGACTTTGCTCTGAATTTTCctatttcttcatttcctttttccatgcgacaggttttttctttttctacttcACTGTGATATTAGAAACATTTCAAGGGgaagaaaaaccacaaacctAAACTGTAACTCCTGACACCAGATACTTTGAAAAGCTTTCAAGTTGTGCAGAACTGGCtaagcaaaaaaaggaaaaaataaacctacatcatttattttacttcacCTAGTAGCTAAAAGAAAAGGTgctggaaaggggaaaaaaacaacacttcAGAACTGAGAAACTAAAAGAAAggttctgaaaaattaaaaagataaagTTCTTCTTTGATGCTTAAAACAAGTTTGAAGTTTTCAGACTGTGTGTGCATGCTCTGCCCAGTTCTGCAGCGAGCTGGGGTGCTGGGTGTGGTTTGCTCCCCCGGGCTCCAGCCGAGGAGGAGTGGGGGCTGCAGAGggtgcagggggctgggggagcggggctgggaggggcacagagcaggcactgagtcccccagcccaggagaggcagggaaatgagcaggagctgctcagggagcaGATATCTGTGAGCAAGGGCCAAtcccctgctcctccttttccctcatCCCTGCACAAGGAATGTTTAATAACCCCCCTGATACCTTAATTTTATATACACGTGTTTCAGATGCTGAGATTTCCTTTCTGGCAGGGATGAGGGCTGGAGAGGAGTCATGACATTAGTGTTCAAACAAAGGGCTGCAAGCTGCACCTCTTGCTATAATTCAAAGCTTTCCTTACTCTACAGCGTGGGCAGAGCAGGATCTCTGTTCcgtgctgcccagccccagcagggaggagggTCAGTGACAGGTCCTGGTGCCATCCTGctcctcagcctcctcctgTGGCCCCCGGGCTCCAAGGGGTGAtgcagctccccagcagcagcagcagcaggtgctaCAAAGCAGGCTGGCagggccagctcctgcagggctttGGCCAAAGGCAGCAGGGCACCACCGTGTCAGCAGCCCCTTGCTGccagccaggccagcagcagcGATGCTGAGGGACCATCAGGTGCAGTGCAACAggagtgctgggtttggatAAGCCAATTGTGCTGCAAGGAGTGAAGCGAAGCTTTTAGATTCCAGAGCCAACGCGTGGCATCTTTATTAATGTGCCTACTTGAGTTCCCTGGGACGCGATGTTTTCTCCTTCCCCTGGCCATCCATCTGAACTGATAATAGGACTATTAATCCATTTTGTTGACAGCACGCACAGACCTCCAGTGAGGCGGGAGATGGGGAAGAGGTGGGGCTGCAATCGATGCTTGTTTTGTTCCGCAGGGATCCCGTCACAGCTCTGCCAacggagcaggagctggaggtgagcagctggagctcagccaaggctgcaggtgctggggggctggccagctgtggccagctgTGGCCTGGCTCCTCCTTGGTCAGCTGGAGAGCATCCTGCAGGAAAGCACCGAGAGAGGAGATGTTCTACAGAAGCCAGACCTGGTGCTCCAGGGCACGCCTCGCTGTTCAGGTTCTGCACTCAGCAACCTCATATCAGTTACTGACCCACTTCTAATCCCCCTTCACACCCACACAGAGGAGAAGCTTCTCTGATTTCAGGGCCTTTTcagccctgcctggccaggAGGTGACTGGCACAGCGTTCATTGTTTGTGAATTCCTTTATAGCAGCAGGAATGCATATATGTgataaataaagaaatgcaCATCTTTTATAGGTGTGATccataaagaaatatttcagtggaaaaagagcagggaaatgaggtgcatccctgcccagctcttGCTCCtttgcccagcccctgccactAGCTGATCCCAGGCGCCTTTATATTCAGACTGATCCTGTCTGGTTTTAAATACCTCGAGCCACAGAACTTTCTCCCTCCAGGGAACCACGTCGTAATTTTCGCTGTCAGCAGAGGGGATTTTTTCCCCGGTGACATCCAACCTAAATGCTCAATTTCTTCATTTCCTGTCATCCCTTCTGGTGATGCCCCTTGTACTCCATTAAATaattccttccctccctctctatTTATTCCAACCAGATCTGTAAGGCTCTTAGTTTGTCTCCCCATGGACAGCTCTTAACCAagcaatatatatatttaagcCTTTTAATCTGCTTTCAGAAATCAGTCTCTCCGTGCCTTTGATCATTTGTGTGGCTTCCCTCTGAACTGCCGCCAGCCCGTCCGTGCCGGGGGAGCCGCCGCAGCCGCACCTGAGCCCCGCAGCTCCTCCGGCTGCCCCCGGGTGTGCGGGGCCCGGACCCGCGGGGCTGCTCCGTCCCTGCTGCCCTTACACACCGCAGCCTCCTGCGTccccctgctgaccccagccccttccctgggcGTCACTCTGGATCTcggcttggcttggcttggcttggcttggcttggcttggcttggcttggctcGGCTCGGCTCAGCCATCGCTGCCTGTCCTGCTGTCGCTCCTCTTGCCTTTGCTGCCCAGCCGCGCTCGCTCACATCTGTCCACGGCACAGCTCCTCTCGCTGCTTCCTGCCCATATTTCTAATCTCACTAGGCCCTTTTTGTGTTAATTTTCTGTGCTTGCTGGAGCTCACAGCACCTCCCAGTATAGCATCATCTGCCAAATTCATTAATGTGCAGTTTACTCCCTCTTTCCAGGTCATTAATGAGGGTATTAAATGAGAGCAGCCCTAACCTAGATCCCTGCAGTACCCCATAAACACCTCCCCCTGCTTCTAATTACCCTTTGTTTATGATCCCTCGACCAGGTTTTCAATCCACACGGCACAGTTCAAGTcatcagaattaattttttcatggaaGACTTCGACAGGGCTTTGCCCCCTCGTGCCGTCCCCACCCGCCAGCCCTCCGTGTCCCACTGCGCTCCCCCGTGGGTCCCGGTGACCGACGCCGCTGCTTTCCGGAGAGGAGAAGGAGCGCCTGGCAAAGGCTTCTTCCTCTGCCGCCTTCTGTCCCGCTGCTCTGGAGGGGCCCCGCGGGGTCCTGCCGGAGGAAGGGGCTCCCCTCGGCTGTCCCGGGGCACCGAGTCCCGCCTGGCGCGGTGTCCCCGGAGGGATGCTGTCCCGGGGCATGGAGTCGAAGGGCGGGTGCTGTCCGGGACCGGCGCCGCCGGAGAGGTGGTGTCCCCGGACAGGCGGGATGGGATCACGGGGACCGGGTCTCTGAACGGATACTGTCCCTGGCGGCAGCCGGTATCCCAGTCACCCTCTACAGGCCTTCCCAGCCGGGAGGGGCCCGTGCCGCCCGACGAGCCCCGCCCAGGCCGGCGGTCCCGGTGTCCTGAGGTCTCTGTGTCCCGGTATCTCGGCATCCCGGTGTCTCAGTATCCCGGTATCTTGGTGTCCCGGTGTCTTAGTGTCCCGGTATCCCGGTATCTtggtgtcccggtgtcccgttGTCCCGGTGTCTCGGTAtcccgctgtcccggtgtcccAATATCCCGCTGTCCCGTTGTCCCGGTATCCCGGTGTCCCGGTATCCCGCTGTCCCGATGTCCCGCTGTCCCGCTGTCTCGGTATCCCGGCAtcccgctgtcccggtgtcccgctgtcccggtatcccgctgtcccggtgtcccgctgtcccggtaTTCCGAtatcccggtgtcccggtgtcccgctgtcccgctgtcccggtgtcccgttGTCCCGGTGAcccgctgtcccggtgtcccgctGTCCCGTTGTCCCGGTATCCCGGTATCCCGCTGTCCCGTTGTCTCGGtatcccggtgtcccggtgtcccgctgtcccggtatcccgctgtcccggtgtcccgctgtcccggtaTTCCGAtatcccggtgtcccggtgtcccgctgtcccgctgtcccggtgtcccgttGTCCCGGTGAcccgctgtcccggtgtcccgctGTCCCGTTGTCCCGGTATCCCGGTATCCCGCTGTCCCGTTGTCTCGGtatcccggtgtcccggtgtcccgctCTCCCGGTGCCGTCCCCCGCGCGGCCGCGAGATGGCGCCCTTGTGCCTGGAAAGGCGCGGCGGGGCCCGacggcgcggccgggccgggccgggccgggccgagccgggcggggcggggcagggccgggccgggccgagcccgcGGGGCGCGGCACCGCCCTGGCGTCGGTTCCCGATGCCAGCCACCTAATGGGACCCGTGCCGCGGCAGATGCACcggagccccggctgcccccaCCCCGCCCCAGGCCGCCTGACCGCTGCCGaccggggggctgcggggcgctTTGCCGACACCGGCCCCTCTGGAGCCCCGCGGAGCCTTCCGAGCCGCGACCCGCCGGGGGTCCTCCCGGTGTCACCTTCCCCCGGCCCTGTCCAGAGCCCCCGGGACCCTGCGGACGGCAGGCGCGGAGACGGGAGGTAAGGCACGGGCACACGCACGGGGAACGCTTTATTTCATTGTCAGGAGGACACGGTACCGCGGTGGGTTCTCCAGGGATCAGCACGGTGCAGCGAGCGCTGCGGGGCTGGAGCCTCCCGGGGGCGTTGGGCGGTCCCGGGCCCCGCGCCGGCTCCCGGGAACATTGCCCAGCGGGCGGGGTCCGCCTGCCCCAGAGGGCTCAGTCTCTACTGAACGGGCTTGGGCGCTCCGCGGTCCCCGCGCTGCCCGCGGAGATCAGCCACCGCCCAGCGCGCACTCGCTAAAGAAGTAATAGCCGGTGACCGCGGCCGCGGAGCCAAACCACCACTGCATCCGCAGCTCCCGGGCAGCGGGACGGTCTCAGCGGGGCGGGGGAGCAGGGACAACAACAGGGACAACAGGGAcaacagggacagcagggacaacGGGCTCCCGGCTTGGGCAGCGGCTCCGCTCCGCACCGTGCCCGCTCCGTGCCCGCTCCGCTCCCGTccgcgccgccggccccgccccggccccgcccccggctgGCGGCGCGATCCCATTGGCTGCGGCGCGGCGCGCCGGTCCCGCCCCCGGGCGCCCATTGGCTGCGGCTgggcgccgcccgcccccgcgccgcccgcccccgcgccgcccgccggcGCTCCGGACTGCGGGCAGTGGCGTGCGGCCGCCGCAGCGAGCGCCGGCGGGAGcgggctcggctcggctcggctcggcacGGCTCCGCTCGGCTCCTCGCTCCGCTACCGCTCGGCTCAGCGCCCCGCTTCGGCTCCCGCACCCGCTCCCCATGCCCGGCCCTTCCGCGGCGCCGCCGGCACGGAGCGCCTGAGCGGACGGCGTTGGCGTGTGCGCGGGGGAGCGCGGCTCCGGTGCCCGCAGCCTGCGGCCGCCGCCGGGGCAGCCCGGCGGGCGCTGCCCGCATGAGCGCGGCGGGCCCCTGAGCGCACGGCCGCGGCCGTCGGGGCGCGGCGCGGCCATGGGCGCTCTGCCGGCGCTGCTGGCGGCCGCCTTGCTGTGGGCCGGCGCCGGGGCCCTCGTCAACCTCAAGTACTCggtggaggaggagcagcgggCCGGCACGGTGATCGCCAACGTCGCCAAGGACGCCCGGGACGCCGGTTTCGTGCTGGACCCCCGGCAGCCCGCCGCCTTCCGGGTGGTCTCCAACTCGGCCCCGCACTTGGTGGACATCAGCCCCGGGTCCGGGCTGCTGGTGACCAAGCAGAAGATCGACAGGGACCTGCTATGCCGACAGAGCCCCAAGTGTGTCATCTCGCTTGAGGTGATGTCCAGCTCCATGGAGATCTGCGTGATCAAGCTGGAGATCAAGGACCTGAACGACAATGCACCCAGCTTCCCCACGGACCAGATCGAGCTGGAGATCTCGGAGACGGCCAGCCCCGGCACCCGGGTGCCCCTGGAGAGTGCCTACGACCCGGACTCGGGCAGCTTCGGTGTGCAGAGCTATGAGATCACCCCCAACGACCTCTTTGGGCTGGAGACCAAGACACGAGGTGATGGGTCCCGTTTTGCTGAGCTGGTGGTGGAGAAGAGCCTGGACCGTGAAACCCAGTCCCACTACAGCTACGTGATCACGGCGCTGGATGGCGGTGACCCGCCCAACTTTGGCACGGTGGAGCTGAGCATCCGCGTCATCGACTCCAATGACAACAACCCGCTCTTCGAGGAGCCAGCCTACACCGTCAGCGTGCCTGAAAATGCCCCACTGGGGACGCCGGTCATCCGCCTCAATGCCTCCGACCCCGACGAGGGCACCAACGGCCAGGTCCTCTACTCTTTCCACAGCTACGTCTCTGAGAGGGCCCGGGAGCTCTTCCAAATCGACCCCCAGAGTGGCCTCATCACGGTGAGCGGTGCCATCGACTATGAGGAGGGTCACGTCTACGAGCTGGACGTGCAGGCCAAGGACTTGGGGCCTaactccatccctgcccattGCAAAGTGACCATCAGCGTGCAGGATGCCAACGACAACCCGCCCCTCATCAACCTGCTCTCTGTCAACAGCGAGCTGGTGGAGGTGAGCGAGAACGCCCCGCCGGGGTACGTCATCGCCCTGGTGCGCGTCTCGGACCGCGACTCCGGGGCCAACGGGCGCGTGCAGTGCAAGCTCCTGGGCAACGTGCCTTTTCGACTGCAGGAGTACGAGAGCTTCTCCACCATCCTGGTGGATGGGCGGCTGGACCGGGAGCAGAGGGACCAGTACAACCTCACCATCCAGGCCAGGGATAACGGCATCCCTTCCCTGCAGGCCACCAAATCCTTCACCGTCAAGATCACCGATGAGAACGACAACCATCCCCACTTCTCCAAGCCCTATTACCAAGTCATCGTGCAGGAGAACAACACCCCGGGGGCCTACCTCCTCTCGGTGTCGGCCAGGGACCCTGACCTGGGCCTCAATGGCAGCGTGTCCTACCAGATCGTGCCCTCCCAAGTCAGGGACATGCCTGTTTTCACCTATGTCTCCATCAACCCCAACTCTGGAGATATCTATGCTTTGAGGTCCTTCAATCATGAACAGACCAAGGCCTTTGAGTTCAAGGTCTTGGCAAAAGATGGGGGTAATCCCTCTCTGCAGAGCAATGCCACCGTCAGGGTGATCGTCCTGGACGTCAATGACAACACGCCCGTGATCACGGCCCCGCCGCTGGTCAATGGCACGGCGGAGGTGTACATCCCCAGGAACGCGGGGGTTGGCTACTTGGTGACGGTGGTCAAGGCAGATGACTATGATGAGGGTGAAAATGGCAGACTTTCCTACGAAATGGTGGAAGGAGACAGAGGATTTTTTGAGATCGACCAGGTCAATGGAGAGATAAGGACCACCAGAGCCTTTGGGGAGAATGCCAAAACAGCCTATGAGCTCATCGTGGTGGCTCATGACCATGGGAAAACATCTCTCTCGGCTTCTGCCTTGATTTTGATATACCTGTCTCCAGCCCTGGATGCCCAGGAGTCCATAGGATCTGTTAACCTCTCCTTGATTTTCATTATTGCCCTGGGGTCTATTGCAGCCATTCTTTTTGTCACCATGATCTTTGTGGCAGTCAAGTGCAAAAGGGATAACAAGGAAATCAGGACCTACAACTGCAGGTAAAGATACCTTTGTTTACGTGCACCTGCGGGTCTGCTTTGATTTTTGCCATCGCGGTTACTTTTGCATTTGCTGCCGGATACTTGGGGTGGTGAGGAGGGGTGGATTTGCCTCAGGAACAAACCTGAGGTTCCCTGGAAGAAAATTTCTTGCAAAGCTTTAAGAAATCGTTCCCTGCGAGGAGAGCGGAGTAACGAATCGACTTAATTGTGCGGCTTGGCAATCTGTTGCAGCATCCCCGAATCTCCGCGCTCCGTCACACCGAGCGGGGAGGGAGGACGGCTTTCAGGGGGCACGGCTGGTTGCCCAGGGCAGCCCCCCGTGCCCAGCGCAGCTCCGCGGGATGGCGAGCGGGGAGAGCCCCGCGGGCACCGCAGCATCCCCGCGGCAGCCGGTGCGGTGGCACCGCCGAACCGAGCCGAGTCCCGGTGGCACCGCCGAGCCGAGCCGCGTTGGCACCGCCGAGCCGAGCCTCGGTGGCACCGCTGAACCGAGCCTCGGTGGCACCGCCGAACCGAGCCGCGGTGGCACCGCTGAACCGAGCCTCGGTGGCACCGCCGAACCGAGCCGCGGTGGCGCCGCCGAACCGAGTCCCGGTGGCATCGCCGAGCCTCGCCTGGCTGGCCGCTCAAAGGAGCTTTTGTGTGCCCGCTGCGGCTCCTCGCCACGGCCACCGCGGGGCCgagcgcggcgggcggcggagAGCCCCGGGCGGGCTCCGGAGAGCCCCGGGCCGGCGGCGGAGAGCCCCGggccggcggcggagcgggcggGGATGGGGCCGGGGGGGTTTTCTGCGCTCTCCCGTTTTGCCCTGGCTGGGTGAGTGCCCCGAATGCCGGAGGGGAGGGCAGCCTGGAGCCGCTGAAAGGCTGATGGGGGAAATCCAGTCCCCTGAATATGTAACAGCCTGGCGATTATTGTCTCTCTTTTACTATTCTCTGTGTTACACAAGTTAGGAGACAAATGCTAACCACACATGAATATCAATCAGATGCCATAAAAGAGCAGCTGCAATGTCTCATAAATGGTTTAATCCTGTTACTAGTGAAATAGCCATGACTTCTCCATTCCTTCGGCACCGAGTCGTTTCAGAGAGGAGggatggaaattaattttgctcTACCTTGGAAACGCACGCTCGCCCCCGGCAATTCGGCGGCGCGGGGGGATGTGCGGtctttaaagttttatttacGCAGAAATAATGCCGGAGAGTCGGGGCATTGTACCCCGTTTTCACAGCGTAAAGTGCGTATATAAGCCTTTTTGCTCGATGGGGGAAAAATCATCTGCAAATAAAGGTCGGTCTGTGCTGTATTATGGGATGTCTAGCTCCAAGGGAAAGCTCACAGAGCAGATTTCTTGCCAGTTCTGCCCATTAAAAGGGGATAGGACCTGAATGGATAAAAATCATGTTGTGGTGGTGCCCCTAACAGCTACCCACATACGTATAAACCCTGGGTTTACTGTGACGGCTCAGGGATTAATGAAGTGCGGTTTAATTAAATAATTGGTCAATagagaaaggacagaaaaatgaaCGCCTGCGGGAAATAATTGGGCTCTCGCATTGCCAAACTTAAACATTTAGgtaaacaaaacaattaaaGCTTCATCAAGCATTGTTAGACGAGTCAGCAGCATATAGATTGTTGGCACAACAGAAGCCCCTGCCTGCCTGTGATTTATTTGCGCGctcagggggtgctggggctggtgccGGTGTGTTCCGAGCAGGAGGCGGCTGCAGAGGTGGGCAAGCACCAGGCAGGCTCAGCAGCGCAGGACCCTGGAGCACCTCTCCCCACGCCTCCAGGCTTTGCAGTGCCTTGTGTCAGAGATTCTTCACCAGAACTGCTGGAGACTCTTCAAGTGACGTGTTAATTTATGAGGCACATATGAGAGCTGTTCGACTTGGTGGCATTTTCATGCTCAGGCAATTAGCTTTCTGGAACAAGAATATTTGTCCAAGATTTGCCTTTCCAGATAAACTGTATTATCTATTCATCCCGTCGTTTCTGTTGCAgctattggatttttttttttttaatgctgtt from Taeniopygia guttata chromosome 4A, bTaeGut7.mat, whole genome shotgun sequence includes:
- the PCDH19 gene encoding protocadherin-19 isoform X1; the encoded protein is MGALPALLAAALLWAGAGALVNLKYSVEEEQRAGTVIANVAKDARDAGFVLDPRQPAAFRVVSNSAPHLVDISPGSGLLVTKQKIDRDLLCRQSPKCVISLEVMSSSMEICVIKLEIKDLNDNAPSFPTDQIELEISETASPGTRVPLESAYDPDSGSFGVQSYEITPNDLFGLETKTRGDGSRFAELVVEKSLDRETQSHYSYVITALDGGDPPNFGTVELSIRVIDSNDNNPLFEEPAYTVSVPENAPLGTPVIRLNASDPDEGTNGQVLYSFHSYVSERARELFQIDPQSGLITVSGAIDYEEGHVYELDVQAKDLGPNSIPAHCKVTISVQDANDNPPLINLLSVNSELVEVSENAPPGYVIALVRVSDRDSGANGRVQCKLLGNVPFRLQEYESFSTILVDGRLDREQRDQYNLTIQARDNGIPSLQATKSFTVKITDENDNHPHFSKPYYQVIVQENNTPGAYLLSVSARDPDLGLNGSVSYQIVPSQVRDMPVFTYVSINPNSGDIYALRSFNHEQTKAFEFKVLAKDGGNPSLQSNATVRVIVLDVNDNTPVITAPPLVNGTAEVYIPRNAGVGYLVTVVKADDYDEGENGRLSYEMVEGDRGFFEIDQVNGEIRTTRAFGENAKTAYELIVVAHDHGKTSLSASALILIYLSPALDAQESIGSVNLSLIFIIALGSIAAILFVTMIFVAVKCKRDNKEIRTYNCRIAEYSYGHQKKSSKKKKISKNDIRLVPRDVEETDKMNVVSCSSLTSSLNYFDYHQQTLPLGCRRSESTFLNVESQNSRNAGSNHIYHHTFTGQSPQQPDLIINGMPLPETENYSFDSNYVNSRAHLIKSSSTFKDLEGNSLKDSGHEESDQTDSEHDVQRGLYCDTAVNDVLNTSVPSMGSQGPEPEQSEGFHCREECRILGHSDRCWMPRGAVPSRAKSPEHGRNVIALSIEATAVDAEPYADCGAKRTFATFGKEGGEPPAEERLANPKGKRTVDSAACSPKVSGAVREAGNGCEAVSPVTSPLHLKSPLSGKPAAYGAGHCAGSREREPLGNCGPSRPTEAEPRGADSESSAQEGNPLLQERREKDSPGARRLKDIVL
- the PCDH19 gene encoding protocadherin-19 isoform X2, with the protein product MGALPALLAAALLWAGAGALVNLKYSVEEEQRAGTVIANVAKDARDAGFVLDPRQPAAFRVVSNSAPHLVDISPGSGLLVTKQKIDRDLLCRQSPKCVISLEVMSSSMEICVIKLEIKDLNDNAPSFPTDQIELEISETASPGTRVPLESAYDPDSGSFGVQSYEITPNDLFGLETKTRGDGSRFAELVVEKSLDRETQSHYSYVITALDGGDPPNFGTVELSIRVIDSNDNNPLFEEPAYTVSVPENAPLGTPVIRLNASDPDEGTNGQVLYSFHSYVSERARELFQIDPQSGLITVSGAIDYEEGHVYELDVQAKDLGPNSIPAHCKVTISVQDANDNPPLINLLSVNSELVEVSENAPPGYVIALVRVSDRDSGANGRVQCKLLGNVPFRLQEYESFSTILVDGRLDREQRDQYNLTIQARDNGIPSLQATKSFTVKITDENDNHPHFSKPYYQVIVQENNTPGAYLLSVSARDPDLGLNGSVSYQIVPSQVRDMPVFTYVSINPNSGDIYALRSFNHEQTKAFEFKVLAKDGGNPSLQSNATVRVIVLDVNDNTPVITAPPLVNGTAEVYIPRNAGVGYLVTVVKADDYDEGENGRLSYEMVEGDRGFFEIDQVNGEIRTTRAFGENAKTAYELIVVAHDHGKTSLSASALILIYLSPALDAQESIGSVNLSLIFIIALGSIAAILFVTMIFVAVKCKRDNKEIRTYNCRIAEYSYGHQKKSSKKKKISKNDIRLVPRDVEETDKMNVVSCSSLTSSLNYFDYHQQTLPLGCRRSESTFLNVESQNSRNAGSNHIYHHTFTGQSPQQPDLIINGMPLPETENYSFDSNYVNSRAHLIKSSTFKDLEGNSLKDSGHEESDQTDSEHDVQRGLYCDTAVNDVLNTSVPSMGSQGPEPEQSEGFHCREECRILGHSDRCWMPRGAVPSRAKSPEHGRNVIALSIEATAVDAEPYADCGAKRTFATFGKEGGEPPAEERLANPKGKRTVDSAACSPKVSGAVREAGNGCEAVSPVTSPLHLKSPLSGKPAAYGAGHCAGSREREPLGNCGPSRPTEAEPRGADSESSAQEGNPLLQERREKDSPGARRLKDIVL